A stretch of Methanobrevibacter sp. YE315 DNA encodes these proteins:
- a CDS encoding oligosaccharide repeat unit polymerase family protein yields MDFKKIDFFSPPILVVAILAFLAMGYIGSFNYRFEDPLDLEVILTVIFACIIFIIGVVIVKYKITVENTKEISFLSEKLLVALVIIALILQALNLVLLGGIPLFNSVLKSNATTNIWRIAYPLFLIMINILLAKFYNRKYLLLVVLGALIFGLNGYRTSVLGILGSTFITLYYLDKISQKVGMAFVLIIAVGIMGIGYIASQSIATQHWTLNPIELIFYRAAFTLEVFEKILPLGATTHGHILSMIFSSGSPRTFIGEYVLKYTVCLTSTLFGPVYLDFGMIGLAIQMLFMGMFLELLYKLKKGIGVGIYSIILTHTLIWVETGPTDIMIWFLYLLGVILVIINFNYIKLNKN; encoded by the coding sequence ATGGACTTTAAAAAAATCGATTTTTTCAGCCCTCCTATTTTGGTCGTGGCAATACTGGCATTTCTAGCTATGGGCTACATTGGATCATTCAATTATAGGTTTGAAGACCCGCTTGATTTAGAAGTGATTTTAACAGTGATATTCGCATGCATAATATTCATAATTGGAGTAGTCATCGTAAAATATAAAATAACAGTAGAGAATACAAAGGAAATTTCTTTTTTATCTGAAAAACTGCTTGTAGCTCTGGTTATTATTGCCCTGATTCTGCAGGCTCTGAACTTGGTACTTCTCGGAGGGATACCGCTTTTCAACAGCGTTTTGAAATCAAATGCAACAACAAACATTTGGAGAATAGCTTATCCGTTGTTCCTAATCATGATTAACATTTTGCTTGCAAAATTCTACAATAGAAAATACCTATTGCTGGTTGTACTTGGAGCACTTATTTTCGGCCTGAACGGATACAGAACATCTGTCCTGGGAATTTTGGGAAGCACATTCATTACCCTTTATTATCTTGACAAAATATCTCAAAAAGTAGGAATGGCATTTGTCCTGATTATTGCTGTTGGAATAATGGGTATCGGATACATCGCATCCCAGTCAATTGCAACACAGCACTGGACATTGAATCCTATCGAATTGATATTCTACAGAGCCGCCTTTACATTGGAAGTATTTGAAAAAATCCTTCCTCTTGGAGCCACCACACACGGACATATCCTTAGCATGATCTTCTCATCAGGAAGCCCAAGAACATTCATTGGAGAATACGTATTAAAATATACGGTCTGCTTAACATCAACACTGTTCGGACCTGTCTATCTTGATTTTGGAATGATCGGCCTTGCAATTCAAATGCTGTTTATGGGAATGTTTCTGGAATTGCTTTATAAATTAAAAAAAGGAATTGGAGTTGGGATTTACTCCATCATATTAACACACACATTAATCTGGGTGGAAACCGGACCAACCGATATCATGATTTGGTTTTTATATTTGCTTGGAGTGATTTTAGTAATAATTAATTTTAATTATATTAAATTAAACAAAAATTAA
- a CDS encoding restriction endonuclease: MEKPQLINFIAKVMEDSGFKVYKNFKTSQRVIDIYAILPTTIGDFGVVVACKNYDKDFQIGVDVLKEMEEVQESLKASKVTIVSSSYFSEQAKNYALRKNIKLVDRDGLLELAKKYQDRTSQTTLDNTPYDGGASAYIEEEYPEYTYDASDMEYFMQRRDQNPMVYKNTLYRQINEDKPKGIFGFLNNLKLGKINRTASRSNTTLYNYNSQPSTFGRGSLFFKLVENPIILIILVVIVAYILSFIAGNLLKMDPGISGLIEMGVALLLSYGLALYTDRNSDFIIKGTFVFFISLIILIILIFV, from the coding sequence TTGGAGAAACCACAATTGATTAATTTTATAGCTAAGGTGATGGAGGACTCAGGTTTTAAAGTTTACAAGAATTTTAAGACTTCACAAAGGGTTATAGATATATATGCTATCTTACCTACAACAATCGGGGATTTTGGTGTAGTTGTAGCATGTAAAAATTATGATAAAGATTTTCAGATTGGTGTGGATGTCCTAAAAGAAATGGAAGAGGTCCAAGAAAGCTTAAAGGCTTCTAAAGTAACCATTGTCTCTTCTTCTTATTTTTCTGAACAGGCAAAGAATTATGCTCTTAGAAAAAACATTAAATTAGTTGATAGGGACGGTTTGCTTGAATTGGCTAAAAAATATCAGGATAGAACTTCACAAACTACTTTGGATAACACCCCTTATGATGGAGGGGCTTCTGCATATATTGAAGAGGAATATCCTGAATATACCTATGACGCTTCCGACATGGAATATTTCATGCAGAGAAGAGACCAAAACCCTATGGTATATAAGAATACATTATACAGGCAAATAAATGAAGACAAGCCAAAAGGAATATTCGGATTTCTGAATAACCTTAAACTTGGAAAAATTAATAGGACAGCATCACGTTCAAATACAACCCTATATAACTATAATTCCCAACCTAGCACTTTCGGAAGAGGTTCATTATTCTTTAAATTAGTCGAAAATCCAATAATCTTAATCATTTTAGTGGTAATTGTTGCTTATATCCTTTCTTTCATTGCAGGCAATCTTTTGAAAATGGATCCTGGAATAAGTGGATTGATTGAAATGGGTGTGGCATTGTTACTTTCCTATGGTTTAGCACTTTACACAGATAGAAACAGTGATTTTATCATTAAAGGAACATTTGTATTCTTTATTTCATTAATTATATTGATTATATTAATTTTTGTTTAA
- the surE gene encoding 5'/3'-nucleotidase SurE — translation MKALLSNDDGITASGILASKKAVENLCDTYVVAPETQQSGIGHALTLYEPLRVNEYTLRDGSIGYGVSGTPTDAVTIALFEIMDEKPDLMISGINTGYNLGKAELTTSGTLGAAIEAASFGIPTIAISQEVTRDDIKFEKGKIEIDFDFASKMLNKLAKIVLKKGLPEGIDLLNVNIPANPSDEEFEVVRLGDRMYSPIIQKRQDPRGKPYYWINGEPYELDGPGSDGYELRREQKTTITPIKIDLTSDMSSLKEWLK, via the coding sequence ATGAAAGCATTACTAAGTAACGATGATGGCATAACTGCATCAGGCATCTTAGCTTCAAAAAAAGCTGTTGAAAATCTATGTGATACCTATGTTGTGGCGCCGGAAACGCAGCAAAGTGGAATAGGTCATGCATTAACATTATATGAGCCTTTAAGAGTGAATGAATATACTTTGCGTGATGGAAGTATCGGCTACGGCGTGAGCGGAACACCGACCGATGCCGTGACTATAGCATTATTTGAAATAATGGATGAAAAACCTGATTTGATGATTTCCGGCATAAATACAGGATATAATCTGGGAAAAGCCGAACTAACAACATCAGGAACATTGGGAGCTGCAATTGAAGCTGCAAGCTTTGGAATCCCAACAATAGCCATATCACAGGAAGTTACAAGAGATGACATCAAATTTGAAAAGGGCAAAATAGAAATTGATTTTGATTTTGCAAGCAAAATGCTTAACAAATTGGCAAAAATTGTATTGAAAAAAGGATTACCTGAAGGAATTGACCTGTTGAATGTTAATATTCCTGCAAACCCTTCAGATGAGGAATTTGAAGTTGTAAGACTGGGAGATAGGATGTACTCTCCGATAATTCAAAAAAGACAGGACCCACGTGGAAAACCATACTACTGGATAAATGGTGAACCCTATGAATTAGATGGTCCTGGAAGTGATGGTTACGAATTACGCAGAGAACAAAAAACTACAATAACACCGATTAAAATAGATTTAACCAGTGATATGAGCTCATTAAAGGAATGGTTGAAGTAA